TTAGGTTTTTTAAAGATTTTTCGGAAATTACTGATGGCTGTAACTTACTTAAAATCTTTCCTCCTAAGCTTTCAGTGAGATTATTTTCGGGAATTTACGGAAAATTTAACTTTGCCGTCTATCTTGGTTTTATCGAACCTTAATCGAGAATAATTTATCAGAGTTATAATTAGAATGAAAATTTCCATTTATTTAAGCAAAAACAACCTAATTGTTGTTTAAATTCAAGTTAAAACAAACTTAAACTATTAGTCCAACAAGCAGTTACTAATTATCGTCAATCCTTAACAAAATCATTGACAGAAAATGATCGATGTGGTAAGAAAAGAAATTAAGGTGAAATCAAAGGGAGAAAAGCGCGATCGCCAATTCCCACTAACTGCAAAGTAGCGATTCGTCCTGATTGCGGGGAAAGAGAAAGTTGCAGCTCGAGGTAAGCAGAAGGTTTGTAGGGTAAACGTTGCCCCCACTCGATCGCCGTAATACCTGGAGAAACTTCGCTCCCTTCCCAATAGGTTTCCGGGTAAATACCCTCAATTTCGTTTGCTGAGAGACGATAGAGATCGAGATGATAAAGAGGTAATCTCCCATCGAGGTATTCATTAACCAAAGTAAAAGTAGGGCTAACAATTACTTGCGTAATACCTAATCCCGCACCGATACCTTGAACCAAGGTCGTTTTTCCCGCCCCCAAGTCCCCTTCGAGTAAAATAACGCTTCCTGGGGGGAGAGTTTCTCCTAACCGTTTACCTAAGTTAAAAGTCGCTTGAGCATCGAGAAGATAGATTTGTTGCTGAGTCATGGTTAATTGGGGATTGGGTTCAGTTATCAGTGAACAGTTATCAGTTATCAGTAAACAGTTTACTATCGACTTCCTCCCCCTCTTCCGGTGTTCCCAATCCCCACCTCCCAATCCCTAGTCAGTAAAATTAACACCGTGGGTGCGACTATACCAACGTAATAAAATCCTAGCAAGACGATGAGGATCGTGGCGGACGTAACCTGTTTGAGTATCTTCATCCATAACATTCGTGAGAACAATCCGGCGACCCAATTTAGCCACATCTTCGCGGTCAAAAAATACGGGATGGGAATTTTCTTGAGCATAACGAATCAAAGCTTGAGCGCAAGGTACGCGACGATTCACAACTACAGCATCAAAAAGTTTTTGACCGCAAATGTCGTCAATAGCGCGAATGTGATCCGAGACGCTAAAACCGTCAGTTTCTCCTGGTTGAGTCATAATATTGCAAACGTAGATACGCGGCGCTTTACTTTTCGCGATCGCAGAACGAATCTGGGGAACTAATAAATTGGGGATCACACTAGTATAAAGACTACCCGGTCCGAGAATAATATAATCAGCTTCCGCGATCGCCTTAATTGCCGCAGGTAAAGCAGGAGGATTCTCTGGAAGACAGCCAATGCGGATAATTTTCCCTTTAGCTTCGCTAATTTTCGATTCTCCCTCAATTCTGCGTCCATCAGCCAAATCTGCCCAGAGACAGACATCACTCAAAGTAGCCGGAAGCACACGTCCTCGTACCGCCAAAACCTTAGAAGAAGCCGCGATCGCCTGTTCGATATCGCCAGTAATTTCGCTCATCGCCGTTAAAAACAAGTTACCAAAACTATGACCCGTCAAGCCATCTCCGGCTTTGAAGCGATATTGAAACAATTCCGTCAGTAACTTTTCCTCATCAGCCAAAGCAGCGACACAATTACGCAGATCTCCAGGAGGAAGAACCCCAATTTCGCGTCTGAGTCGTCCCGAAGAGCCACCATCATCAGCCACAGTCACGATCGCCGTAATATTAGCACTATATTCTTTTAGCCCTCGTAACAAAGAAGAAAGCCCAGTCCCTCCACCAATAGCCACAATTTTCGCACCTCGGTTGAGGCGGCGATGCGCCATCAGCACATCGATAAGTTCCTCCGAATCTCCGGGTTTGAGAACTTGAGTAATCGAACCCACAGTGCGAGTTTGTCCCAAAAAAATGAGAAACAAACCGATCGCGATCGCCAGAGGTCCGGAAACATAACTAGGGAGAATTTTGGCGATCGTCTCCAAAACTCTCGCTGTAATCTGAATCAAGTAAAAAATTGGTGTCAGCTTCGCCCAAATAGCAATACCCAAACTGGTAAACAAAACACCAGTAACGCTAATTAGCAACCAACGTTTGACAAACAAACCCGGAGCTAACCATTGACACCAACGGTTGAGATGCGATCGCCTCCGGGTAGAACCGAAAGACTGTTTTTCACTTTTGAAATTGCGTAAGGCTTGTTTAAAGATACCAATTGACATAACAGATGAGAGACATCATTCGTAAGTTAGAGGGGACTTTAACCGAGCGCCAGCTCAAGCTTTGACTAGATTGAACGCAAGCTGTTAATTCAACTTAAGAAGAGCATCGAGCCTCAACAAGAACACCTTTTTTCTCTTTGCTTCCTTGACTTAAGGTCAACGAGCAAGCAAACTAACCCTAGCCCAATTAAGGTAGCATCCTCAGATTAGATGTCAACCTCGCATCAAAATTAGATGGAAAAGTGCATTTTAGGACTCGATCCCGGATTAGCAATTTTAGGATTTGGAGCAATTATTTGCCCCAATTCGCAAATCCACAAAAGCCAATCTCACCCAGCGCAGTTACTTGATGTTGGAGTAATTGAAACTCCAGCGAAAACTGCTATAGAAGAGCGACTGCGGACTATTTATGACGATCTACATTTCCTCATCCAAGAAATGCGCCCCGATCTTGTAGCCATTGAAAAACTATTTTTTTATCGGATGAGTTCGACGATCGCCGTCGCTCAAGCACGAGGAGTTGTTATGTTAGTTTTGGCTCAAGCAAATCTCCCCTATGTGGAATTTACACCTGCCCAAATTAAACAAGCTTTGACCGGATATGGCAATGCTGATAAGTATGAAGTTCAAGAAGCAGTAGCTAGAGAACTAGAGTTAGATGCTATTCCCAAACCCGATGACGCGGCTGATGCTCTCGCTGTCGCCCTTACCGCTTGGTTCCATTCTTAAACAACCTCAGTTGACACCTTCTTGGTGATTCTTCAGCCTCTTTGATTCCAACTCAGGAAGCTTTAATCGGTTTGCTAACACGAAATGCCCAAATATTTGCTACAGATCGTTATGCAGGCTGCCCTTTGAGGATTCTTTAGCCCGACTTCGGTAAAATAAAAAAGACCTCGTCTAAAATTTACTACATGAAATTAAGATACTCTGATATCAAAAAACTAGAAAACTTTCTCGAAAAAATTAAATCTGATACTTATCCCGAACCGCCAACTTCACTCCATACAAATATTACCAAAAAAGTTATCGATTACTTCTTCAAGAAATTTTCTCTACCCCCACAAGCCAAAATTCTTGATATTGGTTGCGGACAAGGTGTGGCTTTAGAAATTTTTGCCGCTCAAGGGTATCATCCTATTGGTATTACTCTCAATAGTGAAGATGTTGCTGTTTGTCAGCAAAAAGGTTATGAAGTATATGAAATGGATCAATCTTTTTTAGATTTTGAGAACGAGACTTTTGATTTAATTTGGTGTAGACATTGCTTGGAACATAGCATTTTTCCTTATTTTACCCTCAACGAAATCTATCGAGTTACCAAGCCCCAAGGCTATCTTTATGTTGAAGTACCCGCCCCAGAAACCAGTTGTCAACACCAAAGTAATCGCAATCATTACAGCGTTTTAGGCAAACAAATGTGGCTAGAATTAATCAAACGGGCGGGCTTTAAAATTGCCGATACTATTGATATTGATTTTACCGTTCCTGCTGGTCCTGATACCTATTGGGCAATGATCCAACAAAAATAATTTACTTGGAGAAACTTAACTAGCAATTTTTTGGACTACTACTTGATGACCTTTATGAATTAACTTAATTTTATCGCGAAAAGCAGCCGTAAACGCATCAATACCTAACTTCGCACTTTCGGTGGGATTTGGGGAAAAGGTAACATTATAATCATCAAAAATAATTATACCTCCTTTTTTCAATAAACGCCAACTTAAGGCGGCATCTTCTAGCACATCTGGTGCTAAATGTGAACCATCAATGTAGATAAAATTATAAGTGTTAGTCGGCAAAGTTCGTAGAATTTCTTGGGAATAACCGACTATTTTTTTGACTTTCTCCGCTACTTTAGTTTGAGCAATATTATGGTCAAATCTACCTTCTAAAGATTCAATATAACCTTGCTCGTACCAACTTTTATGTTCGACGCTTCCCTCAAAAGTATCGATACAAGTAATTTTAGCTGATTCGTGGGTTAAAATATTATCGAGTAGCCAACAAGTAGACCTCCCTTCCCAACTACCTATTTCTAAGAAATTTAAATTTGGTTGATGAGCAAATTGCTTAAATACTTGTTCCCACAAAGGAATATTTAAACTAAACCAATCTTGGGTAAACTGATAGCCTTTTGACTGACAATCGGCTTGGTAATTTTGTTGCCATTTTTGTTGAATTGTAACTAATCCCTTGCTTTTTTCCACCAGTTGTGCTAGCTTTTTTTGTTCTAATTTGCCAACTTCGGTAAACCAGCTAACCTCTTCCGGTGAAAGATTTTCTTGATACTCTCCTGGGGCAAATTGGTATTTTTCTAGTTGTTTATCAAAGCTATTACCAGGATAGCGAACATATTCAACTGTTTCTAAGTTAATCGTCCCGATTTTAAAGAATTTGAATAAATATTTATAATAAGAGCAATCTTCGCCGCCGCGAATTTTTTTGTAAACTTCATCTTCGGGAAAACCGCCGATAAATTCGTGACATTTGCGACGCACGCAGGTGTTAATTGTTAAACTATTTTCGATGGGTGTACGCCAGCCGGGATGAATTTTGTCTTTGATTCTGACGCCAGTTTTAATGGCATCTATTGGTTTTTGTGGTAAAGGAATAGTGTAATTATTTTCGTTAATTTTTAGCTTTAAATATACGTTTTTATCTGGTTGCGGTTGATGATTCAACAGCATGAAACAAATATAAACATGATGGGGTAAAAATAAGTCATCTCCGTCACAAAAAAATAAAATTTCGCCTTGAGAGTTATTTACACCTGTATTTCTGGCTGCGCCCGCGCCTTTGTTAGTATTATGGGTAATAATTTTTAGTGGATAATTGTTGCTGACTAGCTGGTTGAGGATGTCTAAAGTGTTGTCTGTGGAAGCATCATTGACGACGATAATTTCTGATTTGATTTGTGCTGATTGAGGGTAGTTTTGCTGGAAAAAGTTGACGCTGGTGATGATGCTGTCGAGGGTTTTGGTGACTACTTCGGCGCAGTTATATGCTGGTACGATAATCGAAAGTTGGTTAATCATGGTGGTTTTTTGCGCAAAGTCGCTAAGATGCTAAGGAAGAGGTGACAAAGTTATTGGTTTTGGGGTTTTGATAGGGTGTTGTCGCAAAGGGTGAGTAAATGTTGTTTGGATAAGGTGTTAATCATGATAGTTTTTTCGCGCTAAGTCGCTAAGTCGCTAAGAAGAGGTGAAAAGTTAATGGTTTGGGTTTTTTAGAGGGTGTTGTCGAAGACGGTTAGTAAGCGCTGGATTTGTTTTTCCCATGTCCAGTTTTGCATGAATTGGGCGGCTTGGGTTCCTTTTTGTTGGGCTTGTTCCCGGTTTTGATAGACTGTTTCTAGTATGGCGACTATTTCGTCAATGTCTGATTCTCCCCATCCTTCTGTACCGGGAAATTGGGGAATTGGCTCTACTTTACTTTGTTGGTGTAAGGGATAGCAATTGTTTGTTTGAATTAGGTCGAGGTGTCCGGTGTTTGCTGATAATATTGTGGGGATACCGCAAGCCATACATTCCATTGCTACCAGATTTGTTCCTCCTTCGCAACGGTTGGGAAAAAGTGCGACATCGGCTTCTCTTACGATTTGTCCCATGAGATTATTAGCTGTAGGTCCAATGTCGATGACTGCATCTTTGGGTATGTTATTGTGGGCGAGCCAGTCTATAATTTGCAAGCGTTTGTTATTATCTACTTGGGGAATTCCTCTGACGTGACCTGCGCGTTCGATTCCTCTGATAAACTGGGGCCAGAAGTTGTGCCATGCTACCATTAGTAGTGCTTCTGGGTGATGGTTGTGGAATTTTTTGAAGGCAGCGATTACGAGATCTTGTCCTTTACGGTATTCTAACTTGCCGCCGGAAAAGATTACGAAGCGATCGCGTAATAAGTTCGCTTTTGGTGCAGGATGGAAGATGGTGGGTTCGATTCCTTGTTGGACTGTGGTAACGTTGGTTATACCTTTACTTCGCAAGACTTGCTCGTTCCAGTTACTTCCGACGACAATAAGATCGTAGGATTTTGCTCTGGCGATCGCCTCTGCCTCGATTCTGGTATTCTCGAAAAAAATCACCCCTATTTGTTTTTTCCCGACTAAGGCTGATGGTGGTGCCGCGAAGTCGTTACCCAATGCGGATAAAATGGGAAAGTCACAAGCTATTTTCTTTCCAGGATTACTTTTGATTAATTTTTGCAATTGCTGCGGCTGATTTAGCAACGGACGTAGTAGTAAACTATGAAGAGGGTTAGCTAAAGCATTCGCCGCAGGTGGCATTAATAAGAAAGGTTCCCAATTAGGATTTTTGATTAGTTGTAGGGTAAGATTCAATCCGTATACGCCCCAGCCTAACATGGGATTGAGTTGCCAGCCTATACCTAATGCTTTTGGTTTACTTGGGGGTTGAGGTTTGGTGACTGGTGACTGGTGACTGGTAACTGGTGACTGTTTACTGGTAACTGATAATTGTTGTAATTCTTGCTTGACTTGGGTAAATACACTTTCCCAGTCACCTGCTTTTGGCTGACGGAACAGTTGCATGGTAGGATACCAAGGAGAATCTTGGCGATTTAACATCCAACGCCAGTCGGGTGCAAAGGGAAGTAATACCCAGACAGGTTTACCTAATGCACCTGCGAGATGTGCGACTGCGGTATCGACGGTAATTACTAAGTCTAAAGGAGCGATCGCATTTGCGGTATCGGCAAAATCTTCTAAACTGTTACTTAAATCTTCTATGGGTAACTGACTCAGTTTTTCAAGATCTGCTTCGGTTTGCCATTTTTGCAGGCTATAAAATTCTACGTCTGCTATCTCTAACAATGACTCAAAATCTTGTAGTTGGCAAGAGCGTTTGCTGTCAATGCGGTTATGAGGGTTTCCCGCCCAAACTATACCTACTTTTAAGTTAGGATTAGTCTTATTCTCTCCCTCTCTAGCTTTTTCTGGCAAGGGAGATAAATAAGGTACTTTGTTTGGTACTGTTTCTAAGGTAGTGCCAAAAATATGTGGCAAACTCATTAAAGAAATTTGTACGTCAAAATCGGGTAATTCTGCACCTTTTGCGACGACGTGAGAAACTCCACCGACGGTAGCGATTAACCGCACTAAAGGATCGTAACATTCAACGACAATCCTTCGCGCCCCACGCTCTTTAACAAAAGGAATATAACGACTAAATTGGATAGTATCGCCGAATCCTTGTTCGCCGTAGAGTAAAATTGTTTTACCTGCTAAAGATGAGCCATCCCACTGGGGTTGAGTGAAGTCTCGTTTTTGGTTTTCGACGATTAACCAACGCCATTCATATTCTGCAAAACCTGTGGCAAAATCGCCTAACATTAGTTTAGTTAAGGCGTAGTCTAGATGAGCATCGGCGTAGTTGGGTTTGAGAGATATGGCTTTTTCGTATTGTTTGAGGGCTGCTTCTAGCTGATTTTCTTCTTTGAGGGTATTGCCCAGGTTATGATATGCTACCGCGAAATTGGGTTCGATCGCGATCGCCTGTTCAAAGTTCTCTTTGGCTGCTGCTAGTTTACCCTGCTCCTTGAGGTTGGCTCCCCTTTTGTTATAAAATTTTGCCGATCTGGGTAATTGGTGACTGGTGAGTGGGGATTGGGAATCGGTAACTGATGACTGGTAACTGTTAACTGGTAACTGCTCACTGTTAATTGGTAACTGCTCACTGTTAACTGGTAACTGCTCACTGTTAACTGATAATTGCTGTAATTCTTGCTGAATTTGGGTAAAGACACTTTCCCAGTCGCCTGCTTCTGGTTGTCGGAACAAACGCATGGTAGGATACCAAGGAGAATCTTGGCGATCTAACAACCAACGCCAATCGGGTGCATGAGATAATATTGTCCAAACTGGTTTACCTAATGCACCTGCCAAATGAGCGACTGCGGTATCAACGGTAATTACTAAGTCTAATTGGGAGATAATTGCGGCTGTGTCGGCGAAATTGTTGATTTCTCCACTTAAATCCTGGATTTTGACATCATATTGAGTTAATTCGGCTGCGGCTTTTCCTTTTTGCAGACTATAAATTTCTATTCCGGGTATTGACAATAAACCCAAAAAGTGCTTAAGCGAACTCGAGCGCCAGCGATCGCTCCAATTTTCCGGATTTCCCGCCCAGGCAATTCCGACTTTAAACTGATTATTAGCGGAAATTAGCTTATTTTTACCTAATTTCGCCTGCAAATAAGGAACTTCGTTAGGTATCGTTGTCAATGTCGTCCCGAAAATATGAGGTAAACTCATCATCGATGCTTGCACGTCGAAATCTGACAAGCTTTCCCCTTGACTAATTACCTCTATAGTGCTAAAGGAATCAGCAAATAATTTTTGCAAAGGAGGGTGACATTCGAGGACAACTTTAGCACCTTTTGCAACAAGAAGCAGGACATATCTGACAAATTGAATTGTATCGCCAAAGCCTTGTTCAGCATAAACTAAAATAGTCTGCCCTTGAAGAGAAGTTGTCTCTAAAGTCTCTTTAGTTAATACAGGTTGAGAGAAAGTGCGGAAATTGTAACGTGGAATTCGCTTACGATACTCATAGCCAGCGAAACCCGCAAGCAAGTCACCTTGAATCAATTTTAGATTAGCCAAACAGAAACGAGCATCAATACAATTAGGATCGAGCGCGATCGCAGTTTCACAATGTTGCTCTGCTTCCGACCATTTTCCCAGAATCCTCAGCGAATTGGCAAGATTATTGTGGATTGTAGCATCATGAGGATTTAATTCCAAAGCGCGGCGATAAGCAGTTACAGCTTCCGGGATTTTTCCTAATTGTTTAAGAGCCACACCTAACTTATTATGAGTGTCAGCAACTTCGGGTTGTAGTGTCAAAGCTTGCTGAAATTTAGTTATAGCTTCGGCTAATTTTCCTTGCTCTTGATAGAATACAGCCAAATGTGTATAAATTTCCGCATTTTCTGGCTGTAAAGCAATTACTTTTTCTAGGAGTTGCGTAGCGATGTAAAAATCTCGCTGTTGATAAGCAAGCACCGCTAAAATGTGTAACTTATTCGCCTTTGTCGGTGCGGATTGTAAAATGAAACTACATATTTGTTTTGCTTCGACAAATCTTTCTTGTCGATAAGCTTTAATTGCTTGTTTTACCAACTTATCCGCAGAATCAACTTGATTTGCTGCTAACAATTGTAACTCTTGTTTCACGCGATCGATTACACCTTGCCAATCATTCGGTTGACTTTGGCGAAACAAACGCATGGTAGGATACCAAGGAGAATCTTCTCTTGCTAACATCCAGCGCCAGTCAGCAGCATAACACAGTAACACCCAAACAGGTTTACCCAGCGCACCTGCTAAATGTGCTACTGCGGTATCAACAGTTATGACTAAATCTAGTTGAGAAATAGCTGTCGCGGTATCAGCAAAATTATTTAATTCGTCACTAAGATCGCTAATTCTCTCTTCTGTAATTTCTTTTAATTGTGCCGAGCCTGGTTCTTTTTGTAAACTGTAAAAAGCAACGCGATTTACATCTAAAAGTTTCCGAAAATATTCTAAACTACTAGAGCGTTTATAATCTGTAGGATTTTCGGGATTTCCCGCCCAAACTAAGCCAACTTTAAAATATTTTATTGGGGTTGTAGTGCGGGGATCTTGCCCGCTAAAGTTAATATTATCAACCGAAGTTTCTTCAGTTAAATCAATGTCATTAACTGAATTTTGCCCGCGTAAGTCAATGTTTTTAACTAGATTTTCTTCGCGCAAATTAATATTATCAACCGAATTTTGCTCACCAAAGTAAATATTATCAACCGAAATTTCTTCATTTAAATTAAGATCATTAACTGAATCTTGCCCGGACAAATTAATATCATCAACTAGAATTTGCTCGCGCAAATTAACATCATTAACTGTATTTTTCTCCGAAAAGCAATTAGGTAAGTGAAGCTGATTATCAGCAGGGGGAAATAGATAAGGAACTTGAGTAGGAATAGTATCAATTGTATCGCCAAAAACTCTCGATAAACTCAATAAAGGCGAATGGACATCAAAATCAGGTAAAGGTTTTCCTCTTCCAACAACTTCGTCAATATCATCTAAGACTTGAAACAATTCAACCAACGCATTTTGAGTTTCCACAACTACCCGCGCACCTTGAGCTTTCAATCGGGAAACATAGCGAATAAACTGAATAGTATCGCCCAAACCTTGTTCGGCGTGTAATAATATTGTACGTCCTGCGAGGGACGAACCATCCCAAATTGGTTGCGGAAATTTCCTTGGTGAATTATCCTTTAATTTCCAGCGCCATTCGTAGCCTTGAAAACCGCGCTGAAAATCACCTTCCATCAATAATGCACCAGCTAAACCAAACTGTGCTTGTGCGTAATTCGACCTAATGGCGATCGCCTGATGATATGCTACTTTGGCACTAGCTAAATCGCCTTTCTCTCGATGCGCGTTACCGAGATTATTGTAAAGTACCTCCCAGTCAGGTTTAAGTTTCAAAGCTTGTTGATACTGTACAATTGCTTCTTCAGCTAAACCCAACTCCCGATAAACCATGCCCAATTTATTATAAAGGTCAGCTTGCTCGGGTTGAATTGTAATAGCTTGTTGGTAAGCAGCCGCAGCTTGCTCTGACAATCCTTTTTCTTTATAAGCCAAACCGAGATTTTTATACAAATCCGCCGAATTAGGGCGTAAACTAATAGCTTGTTGATAGTAGACGATCGCCGCATCCAGATCCCCTTGATTTTTCAGTGCGATCGCGAGATTATTATATACGTCAGGATTATCTGGTTTAATCTCGATCGCCTGACGATATTTGGCGATCGCTTCTGGCTTATTACCCTGTTCGTATGCCAAAATACCTAACAAGTGGAGAGCATCCGCTTGTTGTGGCTCACTTTGCACTATTTTCCGACAAATTTGTTCGGCTGCGGCAAAACGACCCGCTTGATAATGTTTTAATGCTTGTTGTAAACTCTTAGCAATATTTTCTTTACTAATTGGTTTCGCTACTCTAGGTGTATTCGTCGTAACTGCATCACCACCCTTAATTTCTAGTACAATTTCCGTCTCAGAAGGGGATTGGGGATTAGGGATTGGGGATTGGGGATTGGGAATTGGTGATTGGGGATTAGGGATTGGGGATTGGGGATTGGGAATCGGTAACTGATGACTGTTAACTGATAAAGCTTCTGTTACTTGCTGAAAAACAGCCTCCCACTCACCCGGTGCTGGCTGTCGAAATAGTCGCATACTAGGATACCAGGGAGTATCATCCCGAGCCAACATCCAACGCCAATCAGGTGCAAAAGGAAGTAAAATCCAGACAGGTTTACCCATCGCACCCGCTAAATGTGCTACTGCGGTGTCTACGGAAATTACCAAATCCAGTTGCGAAATCGCCTCGGCAGTATCAGCAAAATCGTTTAATTGCGCTCTGAGGTCGATAATCCCTGATGACTGCAAAAATTGCAAATCTGCCTCGTTTGGCTCTTTCTGGAGGCTATAAAGCTCAACTCCTGGCACATTTAACAAGCCCTGCACCAAATTGGGCAAAGCACAAGAGCGTTTTTGGGAATCAGCACCTCTTACACCAGCCGCCCAAACAATACCAATTTTGTAGGGAAGATTCGAGGAAGTTTGCTTACTTTCTTGCTCTTTTCCAGTTACAAATAAATAAGGAACTTGATTAGGTATCGTTTCTAAAGTAGTTCCCAAAATTTGCGGTAATTTCATCAACGGCGCATGACAATCAAAACTCGGTAATTCTGTAGTTTGAGTTGCTACTTTTTCGATACCGGGAACTGTTTGGAATAACCTTACCAAAGCCGTCGGACAACCAACAACAACTTTACCACCTTGACTAGCAATTATCGACGCATAGCGAATAAACTG
This window of the Oscillatoria salina IIICB1 genome carries:
- a CDS encoding tetratricopeptide repeat protein gives rise to the protein MLSISEALSLAFQQYQAGSREQAKQLCAKILEKSPNHADTLHLLGILKYQAGNVAEALDLYQRVLKLMPDNPDAHSNLGMVLRQQGKVADAIAHYRQAIRLRPKSAAFHNNLSVALNQVGNISEALEHWQEAIRLNPDYTEALVAAGNVLIKQGNFSTGINYWRQAVKLKPNSMKLHNDLGMALKEQGLLTEARYHLEEAVALKPDSAEVITNLGSVYKEENLLAEAKQQYQKALSLKANFAEAHFNLGLVYLLQGDLKQGFTEYSWRWQIPGQNINPIPKPLWDGSSLAGKTILLHTEQGFGDAIQFIRYASIIASQGGKVVVGCPTALVRLFQTVPGIEKVATQTTELPSFDCHAPLMKLPQILGTTLETIPNQVPYLFVTGKEQESKQTSSNLPYKIGIVWAAGVRGADSQKRSCALPNLVQGLLNVPGVELYSLQKEPNEADLQFLQSSGIIDLRAQLNDFADTAEAISQLDLVISVDTAVAHLAGAMGKPVWILLPFAPDWRWMLARDDTPWYPSMRLFRQPAPGEWEAVFQQVTEALSVNSHQLPIPNPQSPIPNPQSPIPNPQSPIPNPQSPSETEIVLEIKGGDAVTTNTPRVAKPISKENIAKSLQQALKHYQAGRFAAAEQICRKIVQSEPQQADALHLLGILAYEQGNKPEAIAKYRQAIEIKPDNPDVYNNLAIALKNQGDLDAAIVYYQQAISLRPNSADLYKNLGLAYKEKGLSEQAAAAYQQAITIQPEQADLYNKLGMVYRELGLAEEAIVQYQQALKLKPDWEVLYNNLGNAHREKGDLASAKVAYHQAIAIRSNYAQAQFGLAGALLMEGDFQRGFQGYEWRWKLKDNSPRKFPQPIWDGSSLAGRTILLHAEQGLGDTIQFIRYVSRLKAQGARVVVETQNALVELFQVLDDIDEVVGRGKPLPDFDVHSPLLSLSRVFGDTIDTIPTQVPYLFPPADNQLHLPNCFSEKNTVNDVNLREQILVDDINLSGQDSVNDLNLNEEISVDNIYFGEQNSVDNINLREENLVKNIDLRGQNSVNDIDLTEETSVDNINFSGQDPRTTTPIKYFKVGLVWAGNPENPTDYKRSSSLEYFRKLLDVNRVAFYSLQKEPGSAQLKEITEERISDLSDELNNFADTATAISQLDLVITVDTAVAHLAGALGKPVWVLLCYAADWRWMLAREDSPWYPTMRLFRQSQPNDWQGVIDRVKQELQLLAANQVDSADKLVKQAIKAYRQERFVEAKQICSFILQSAPTKANKLHILAVLAYQQRDFYIATQLLEKVIALQPENAEIYTHLAVFYQEQGKLAEAITKFQQALTLQPEVADTHNKLGVALKQLGKIPEAVTAYRRALELNPHDATIHNNLANSLRILGKWSEAEQHCETAIALDPNCIDARFCLANLKLIQGDLLAGFAGYEYRKRIPRYNFRTFSQPVLTKETLETTSLQGQTILVYAEQGFGDTIQFVRYVLLLVAKGAKVVLECHPPLQKLFADSFSTIEVISQGESLSDFDVQASMMSLPHIFGTTLTTIPNEVPYLQAKLGKNKLISANNQFKVGIAWAGNPENWSDRWRSSSLKHFLGLLSIPGIEIYSLQKGKAAAELTQYDVKIQDLSGEINNFADTAAIISQLDLVITVDTAVAHLAGALGKPVWTILSHAPDWRWLLDRQDSPWYPTMRLFRQPEAGDWESVFTQIQQELQQLSVNSEQLPVNSEQLPINSEQLPVNSYQSSVTDSQSPLTSHQLPRSAKFYNKRGANLKEQGKLAAAKENFEQAIAIEPNFAVAYHNLGNTLKEENQLEAALKQYEKAISLKPNYADAHLDYALTKLMLGDFATGFAEYEWRWLIVENQKRDFTQPQWDGSSLAGKTILLYGEQGFGDTIQFSRYIPFVKERGARRIVVECYDPLVRLIATVGGVSHVVAKGAELPDFDVQISLMSLPHIFGTTLETVPNKVPYLSPLPEKAREGENKTNPNLKVGIVWAGNPHNRIDSKRSCQLQDFESLLEIADVEFYSLQKWQTEADLEKLSQLPIEDLSNSLEDFADTANAIAPLDLVITVDTAVAHLAGALGKPVWVLLPFAPDWRWMLNRQDSPWYPTMQLFRQPKAGDWESVFTQVKQELQQLSVTSKQSPVTSHQSPVTKPQPPSKPKALGIGWQLNPMLGWGVYGLNLTLQLIKNPNWEPFLLMPPAANALANPLHSLLLRPLLNQPQQLQKLIKSNPGKKIACDFPILSALGNDFAAPPSALVGKKQIGVIFFENTRIEAEAIARAKSYDLIVVGSNWNEQVLRSKGITNVTTVQQGIEPTIFHPAPKANLLRDRFVIFSGGKLEYRKGQDLVIAAFKKFHNHHPEALLMVAWHNFWPQFIRGIERAGHVRGIPQVDNNKRLQIIDWLAHNNIPKDAVIDIGPTANNLMGQIVREADVALFPNRCEGGTNLVAMECMACGIPTILSANTGHLDLIQTNNCYPLHQQSKVEPIPQFPGTEGWGESDIDEIVAILETVYQNREQAQQKGTQAAQFMQNWTWEKQIQRLLTVFDNTL